The following is a genomic window from Balneolales bacterium ANBcel1.
CGGGTACGAGAGATTGGGCTGTGTGGCTCCATACGAATCAATATCCAGATAAGACGACAAAAAGTCGCGTATTCCAAGCGCAACATTCTCATTGATCACATACTTGTGCTCGAATCGCTGCCTTTGAATCGTATCGATACCCATGCTGCTTCAGCTTCCTTGTTCGGTTAGCGCTTCCAGGCCCTGATTTAATAGTACACCTGATCATATAAAACGAAGGATTTCCATCGAATCGCATTCTATGAAAAGATAATAATTTTTTAACATCAAGAAAAAAAGCAAAAAGTGTGAAAAATACACTAAATAATCGCCCTCCTGTTCATTTGTCCGGCGATCGAACCGTTTTTGCTTTTTTTTGGTTATACTTCGGAGTTGTACATGAATACATATAAGTGATTCATGTAAAACTGAATCGATACATAACTGTCCGTTAATATCGTTATCGGCTTTAGTTCGAAAAATTTCAGTATCCACAACCCTACACTACCCATGCGACGATATATCGCTATTTTCACATTCCTGCTTCTGGCTGGATTCGGCGTCTTATATGCGATCTCCACAGAAGCACCTGCGGGTGATGCCGCCGACACCAACACGATCCTTCAGGAGGCAGAATTCACCGACCTGAACGGCAACGCACTGACCATGGCTGATTTTCAAGGCAAAACCGTGTTGATCGACATATGGGAAACCTGGTGCACTCCCTGCATCCGAAGCATGCCGACGCTTCAAAAACTAATGGATGATTATCCGGATGATTTCATTGTGTTGGCTGTTTCTCCGGGTTATATGGACTCGCCTGAAGATGTTCGGCAATTTGTCGATAACAATGACTATGATTTCCAGTTTGTCTTCGGGCAGGACTTCAGCAATGCGCTTCAGGTACAAAGTCTGCCCTACAAGGTCTATGTCAACCCGTCCGGAGAGTACGTTACAACCGTACTGGGAAGTCACGGTCCGGAAGCCGATTACGAAAAAACACGGGAAATTATTGAACAGCATCTGTAGTTGTGCTGGCGTTTCCCGCAAATTCGCCGGATAAATGGTATCTTGAAGGAAATTGATTACGCTGATTTTAAACTTTAATGCAGAGAAAAGTATATGAGTGAAGTAAAGGAGAAGAAACTGCCCTACAAAGTAGCAGACATCACACTGGCCGACTACGGCCGAAAAGAGATTGATCTGGCCGAGGCCGAGATGCCGGGTCTGATGGCCTTGCGCGAGGAATTTGGCCGAAGCAAGCCTCTCAAGGGTGCCCGCATTGCCGGTTGTCTGCACATGACCATCCAGACAGCGGTGCTTATCGAAACCCTCGTGGAGCTGGGTGCCAGGGTGCAATGGTCCTCATGCAATATCTACTCAACCCAGGATCATGCCGCGGCGGCAATTGCCAAAGCCGGCATCCCCGTTTACGCCTGGAAGGGAATGACCGAGGAGGAGTACAACTGGTGCATTGAACAGACCCTTATTTTTGATGACGGCCAGCCGCTGGATCTGATCCTGGACGACGGCGGAGACCTCACCAACATGGTACTGGACAACTATCCTGAGCTGGCCCAAAACCTGAAGGGTATCTCCGAAGAGACAACTACCGGAGTGCTGCGATTGCACGACCGCATCAAGGCCGGCACGCTTCCGGTTCCCGCGATCAACGTCAACGACTCCGTAACAAAGTCGAAGTTCGACAACAAATACGGTTGCAAGGAGTCCTGCGTGGATGCCATTCGCCGGGCTACCGATGTCATGCTTGCCGGCAAGGTGGCCGTAGTGGCCGGGTACGGTGATGTGGGCAAAGGCTCTGCGGCATCGCTGCGAGGTGCCGGCGCGCGGGTCATTGTCACCGAAATAGATCCGATCTGTGCACTTCAGGCGGCCATGGACGGTTTCGAGGTCAAGAAGATGGCTGATGCTGTTAAAGAAGCCAATATTGTGGTCACCGCCACCGGAAATCGCGATATTCTTTCGGAAGAGCATTTCCGGGGGATGAAGGACAAGGCGATCGTGGGCAACATTGGCCACTTCGACAACGAGATTGATGTCGCATGGCTGAAGGCCAATGCCGAGGAGATCAACATCAAGCCTCAGGTGGACCTGTACCGATTTTCCGATGACCGGGAAGTGATCCTGCTTTCCCAGGGCCGGCTGATGAACCTGGGTAATGCCACCGGACACCCTAGCTTTGTAATGAGCAACAGCTTTACCAATCAGACCCTGGCCCAGATGGCCTTGTGGCAGCGGCCGGATGATTTCGAGGTGGGCGTGCATGTGCTGCCGAAAGACCTCGACGAGAAGGTAGCCAGGCTGCACCTGAAAAAAATCGGCGTGGAGCTGGACGAACTCTCAGACGAACAGGCCGAATATATCGGAGTGCCGAAATCCGGCCCGTTCAAAACCGACGCCTACCGGTACTAGCCGGGAATCAGAATAGCGCTGAACCGAGTCGCGGCAATGGCGGAACTGCCGCCGGCCGCTGACTCACTGCGCATTTTGCCGGTGATTATTTCGACAGATCCGGGACAATTGCCGCTCTGATTATTCGTAGGTAACCCTCTCACCCGGGAAAGAAAACGAGAGAATCTCTGCGCCAGATTTTGCACCGACAGAAGCAAACGTTTTCTATTGTATAGCACCGGTTTTACCCTTATCTTTGGGGTCTTATTGAAAGATGCGCACGTAGCTCAGCTGGATAGAGCGTCTGACTACGGATCAGAAGGTCGGGGGTTCGAATCCTCCCGTGCGTACCCGAATCCAATGCCTTGTGTTGCAGCGACTTGCTGTGGCGCAAGGCATTTTTTGTTTGGGGATGCTTTGATGACGGTGTTGACCTGGTTACAAGTCGAAAACATGTCCCTGATCATTAACAAGGGTAACCGTGCACTCCTGAGACGGCGATTGTCACTTCTGCTATCATAGCAACTGCCAATACTGGCTCCAAAAGCTACCGTTTGGGCTGATTCTTTCACGTGCTCTGCCCGGCAACATACATCAAGGTGACAAAAAAACAACTACTTGTGTAACAAATCGCATCCTCGGTTCTCTTGTATCTGAATCAACCAATAACTCCGGGACGAGGGTATGTCATGACGATGAATCAACTCAAGAGTAGAGCAGTGCAATACAAGGCAAGAATAGCAATTGATATTTTGCTCGAAAATGTTGAATCGATACCGAACGTTCAAGTCTGGGCGGATAAGGCCCGAATGTCGCGGAGATGGCTCTGTAGATCGATTAGAATGGCCTATGGAAAATCACCAAAAGAAATATTGAGAGAAGTGAAATTTGAAAAGGTGGTTTGCCTAATCCTGGATCAGGGGTTGGAAGCCGGCTGCTATTCCGTTGGCATTGATTCCGGATTCAAAAGCGCATCGGGATTGTCAAAGTTTTTATCAGCTTACCATAATGTGACTTTCACTGAGTTGAAAAACGTGATAATTGCTGAAGGAAAACACCTGAATTTTCACTGGCTGAAAAAGTACCCAAAACAGAAACAAACTTCTCAAATGGGAAACAGTTTCAGCTTGTGGATTTAGCCTGATTGAAAGTAATTAGCTACGTGCATCCATCAATGTATTTCGGTGGATAAAACCATAAGCTAACTCAACAGTGAGGATTAATATGAAAACGTTGTGTATAGAGGATTTGGAACAGTTAAATGGTGGGGATGTATGTGCCGCAGTCACAGGTGGGGCTGCTGGAGCAGGATGGGCTGCTGCAGTAGGCGGTGGTATTGCCAATGGTGCCAAGTTCGGATGGAAACTAGGCGCTAAGGGTTTAGCGGTTGCTGCAATTGGAGGCGCGTTAGCTGGCGGAACCTGCTATTTATTAAGTTAATAATGTACTTCAATTTAAAAATCACTGAATATGAGATTTCTCATATTCAGTGATTTTTAAAAAAACAAGAGGTCTTAATAATGGACAATGCACTTCCAAAATACTCAATAAATACTTTTCAAGCAGCTTATTGGTTAAGCATGGTATTTCTATTATTCATGTGCTTGTTTTTTATTATTGATCATTCTTTTGTATTGATCGAATACAGAATTTACTCACTCACATCAACCGGTGTTTTGGGGGTGTTGTCAATTTTTTCATTTGGTTGGTATGCTTCAAAAAAAGGCAGGCCTGAAAAATCACTTTTTGAACATCTCCTGTTCTCTTTGGCATTTACTATGATAACTGTTGGAATCTACTTTATAGCCTTTTCTATAGCAAAGCTAGTGTCTTAAACTCCAGAAAGCGTGCTTTATCTGTCTTTTTTTGTCAATTAAATAATCCTATTCGATTTGTATTTCTTTGCGCATTTGTGGCATTGCTCAATTTTAGTTTTAAAATACATCAGTCTATCTGTGAATACACAAAATCTACATGGAAAAAGCAGCCCAAATCTCTACGTTTGAAATGTGGAACATAATGGAAATATTGAGTTGGGTATTGTACTCACTCGCAATTGTCATATTCATACTTTCCCAACTAAATGTATTGGAAGCGACAACACTTGTTTCTGTGAATATACATGACACTTCAATCACCTTTGGGTATTCCACAGTTATATTTTTGCTGGGCGCCTTTTTCCATAGCAGGTCAGTTTTTATAGAGAGAAAAGTTAAGCACCATTTGGGTAATAATACTTTTATATCTGCCTTTGGTTTTTTTCTTGGCATGTCTGCTATTGCCTTTCTGGTAGTCGTTCTCATCACCGTTATTGAAGGTTAAACATTACCAGATGCAATCCGGCACCCACTATCTCATCATCCCCCCATAGAACACTTCTTATTGCAATCATATAATCATGAATTGCCGGATTACACCAACACCATCATCGAATTGCCTTGCAACAATAGCACCAAAAAACAACCTTACGACAAAACGCTTTTTCTGTCATAACTTATATATGAAAGCCAATCAGGAAAACTATCGTTATATAATATGAAAACGAATTATTGGCCGCTCCTGATATTATTGTTGATGTACTTTATCATTAACTTATTTGATCAGCTGTATGTTTTCACAGATGAATTTATATATAGAAGCCTCCGTAATGAATTTTCAGAAAGTGCTCTTGAAGCTCTGATTACCTCTCACAACCGGTTCGGGTGGATCAGTTTCGCTCTGCTGCCATTCATCATTTTACTGAAAATTCTGTTTACTGCTTTTTGTGTAACAACCGGCGCAATTTTTACAGATACAGATTTTTCATTTGGGAATATCTTCCAGTCTGCAACGTATTCAGAATTTATTTTTTTGTTTTCACAGGCTGTATTTTCACTGAATCTTTTTTTGAACCGGGACGAGTTGACAATTGATAGTGCCGGGAATTTCTTCCCCTTATCCGTTTTAAGCTATTTTGGTGTGGAGAACGTTGTCATCTGGCTCCACTACCCTCTCCAAACTCTCAACGTGTTTGAAGTCGCTTATGTCCTGTGCCTCACCTGGCTGCTTTCCAGACAGTGGAAACCCGATTTTGTTGACAGCATTAACATAGTATTGCCTTCCTATGGAATCGGTCTATTGACATGGATGATGCTGGTCGTATTCCTGACACTTCAGATCAGCTGACCATGATGGACACAAACCTCATAATATTCCTTCAATATTCAGTGGCTGCTCTACTCCCGGCTCCGTGTTTTTTGACACCTGGCAACCTCCCGGAAATCTATAAGAGACCTGAACATAAATCACATGGACCGGATTTTCAGATGATCGATTTCCATGACCCGCTTAGCGCCCTGGCCATCTGTTGTCACAACCATGAAGATGAGCTTGCAAAGCACCGCTCAGGCACTACAGGATCAGAGCATGTACTACTGAAGATGCAAAAGGTCAACTCTTCGGATTAAAAAAAGACACAAAATGAAGGGGGATAAGAAACGGAATCAGCCGTCAATGAAAGCTCTTGAAAAGCTGTGGATCCGGCAGCATGATCAATCCGACTGCGGGGTAGCCTGCCTGGCGTCTGTCATCCGATACTATGGAGGCGAAGCAGGCCTTGAAAAACTTCGGGAAGAGAGCGGCACCACCATATCAGGAACAACACTTCTGGGCCTGTTTCAGGCGGCGCCCAAATTCGGCCTGATCGCCGAGCCGTATGAAGCCGATATTCCCAATTTGAAAGAACAGACCGACCCCTGCATACTGCATATTGTCACGGAAAACCACCTGCAACACTTTGTGGTATATTTTGGATTTGATGGAGATTACTTTTTAATCAGTGATCCTGCAGAGGGCGTAAAAAAGTGGCGTGAAGAAGAACTGGAAGCCGTCTGGAAGTCGAAAGCCCTGCTTCTACTAAAGAAAGGCGATGATTTTGCAACAAACGATGCTACAAAGAGAGAGAAATGGGGGTGGATCAGGAATCTCGCCGAAGAGGATATTCCGATCCTGGGTGTTGCGGTAGCCATCGGACTTTTTATTGCCGCACTGGGCCTTACAACTGCCATCTTTACCCAAAAGCTGATTGATGAATTTCTGCCGGACGAAGACACGCTCAAACTTTTTGTTGGTCTTGGCCTGCTCACCTTTTTGCTACTTGTACGAAACGGGCTGTCCTGGATGCGTGAGCTTTTTCTCATCCGCCAAAGCCGTGATTTCAACAACCGGATGATCCAGTCATTTTACGGATCCCTTTTGCGGTTGCCCATGCCGTTTTTCCACAACAGAAAAACCGGAGACCTCATTGCCAGAATGAACGACACGCGCCGGCTGCAGAGTACCATCACTTATCTCATAGGCGATGTAATTATTGATGTACTGCTGGTTATCACAGCCGCTGTGTTCATCATGTACTATTCCGTTTTTCTTGGGCTGTTTATACTGCTCTCCCTGCCCGTTTTCTATCTGTTAACCTGGAAGTTTCACGCACCCATCCGGGATGGACAGAAAGAGGTAATGAAAGCCCACGCACTCAATGAGAGCAATTATGTGGATACGATTCAGGGCATCGCCGCCATTAAGGAAAGCAACCGGGAACGCTTCTTTTCAAGCGTAACCAAACAGGTGTACGGCCACTTTCAAAACACCATATTTGACTTGGGAAAAGTCGGCATCCGATTCTCTTTCTGGGCGGATACGGCAACTGTTGTATTTGTTGCCGGGGTGTTTGCCTGGGGTTCAGTGATGGTACTTAACGGCGACATACTTCTTGGGGCGCTAATTGCTGTCATTCAAATGAGCGGCCAGCTTATTCCTTCGGCGAACCGTCTGGCACTGACCAATCTTCAAATTCAGGAGGCAAGAGTGGCCTTCGACCGGATGTACGAGTTTGCGTCATTGAAATCAGAATATAATCTCAATGGCAGACAGGCAGAGGTTGAAGAATTTGAATTCGATGCACTGGACATCCGTAATCTGTCTTTCAGGTTTCCGGGAAGGAGCCCGTTGCTGAAGGAAGTATCACTGAATGTAAAAAAAGGGGAGGTAGTGGGTATTCTCGGCGAAAGCGGGTGTGGCAAAACCACTATCCTTCACATATTGAAACGGTTTTATCAGGAAGAATCAGGTGATCTTGTCGTCAATCACTCAAAGAACCTTTCCGATATCCCGGTTCCAGTCTGGAGGGGCTGTGTTGCTTCGGTTCCCCAGGAGATCAAAATTTTCAATGCCCCATTGATACAAAACATCAGCCTGGGTGATATCACAAAACCGGAAGATATTGAAAAGGTCATCGCGTTTTGTAACAAAAGCGGCCTTGGAGCTTTCTTTGAATCCTTTCCCCAGGGTTATGCCACGTTACTGGGAGAGGAGGGTGTGAACATCTCCGGCGGGCAAAAGCAGTTGGTAGCCTTGGCCAGAGCGCTTTACCAAAAACCACAGTTGCTGCTTTTGGATGAGCCCACTTCCGCCATGGATCGTGAAACAGAAAAAACGGTTTTGGATCTTCTAACCAATGCAAGAGATCAAATGGCTGTGATGATGGTAACCCATCGCGTTCAGAGTATAAAATATGCGGACCGAATCTATATTCTGGAAAACGGCATAATTGATTCCCAGGGCAGTCCGCGAAGCTTGCTTCAGACCGACAATCTTTATTCCCGGGCTGTCAGGGATGTTTAGAGTTCGCTTTTATACCTGAGCCGGTCTGCGCCTTTCCGGGAATCTGACTTCCACTCGGAGTCCGCCCTGCGGCGGAGTAGAAAAAGCAAGTTCACCACCCAGCTGACCGGCCAGACCATGGATGATGGTATAGCCGAAACTTACCGGTTTGTTGAGTTTTTCCAGATTTTCCAGGCCAACCCCGTCATCCTCAACCGCCAGGCGAAGAAATTTCCCCTGCCTCTCCTTGTGCTTCTCCAGCAAAATCAATATCCGCCCATTCCGGCGATCGGTATAGGCATGTTTAAACGCGTTGGTCACCACCTCACTGACCAGCAGAGTGAAGGGTACCGACTTGTTCATATCCAGCATAATATCGCCGGTCCTGATCTCGAACGAGATATTCCTGGCATGCGACAGATAAATCTTTTCCAGGTACCCCACCAGTCGTTTTAAAAGTTTGCCGGCGTTTATTTCGGTAAAGTTCTGGTGCTCATAGACCATTTCGTGGACCATTGCCATGGACTTGATCCGAACGGTTATGTCCTGCAGCATCTGGTCGGAGGCATTCTTCTTAAAATCCTGGCTTTGAAGAGATATCATGCTGGAAATGATGGCCATGTTGTTCTTGACCCTATGATGTATTTCCGAGAGCAAAACGTCTTTCTCTTTAAGGGATTTCTCCAGGGCTTGCTCGGCAAGCTTGCGTTTTTCAATCAACTGCTCCAGCTTTTCCGTATGCTTTCTGTTTTTTTCAAACAGCAGCGCATTCTCGATCGCCTGTGCAGCCTTTTCCGCAAACCCTTGCAACAGAGAAATATCTCCATCCTGAAACGTGTAGGGTTCCTTGTTGGATGAGATTATCAAAACACCGAGCACCTGGTTGCGGAGCCGGATCGGCAAAAAAAGATTTGAGCGCAGGTTCCTTGCCTTTATGACCTCTCTTTCAGCCGGTGTAAGTGATGCAGAATGAGCATCGTGCATAATGACAGGCCGCTTCTTGTCGATGGCTTCCTTAATGTGAAGATGGTCCGCCAGCGAAGCATAGCGAAATTGATCCGGAAAGTTTTCCGGAAGAGCCGGGATGGTCGCATTCAGACACAGCTTTCCCTGGTCCAGCAGATATATGGCACCACTATCCAGGTTCATTACCCGTACCGCGCCGTCAACAATCGCCTGCATCAGAAAGTCAAGATCCAGCGAGGTGTTCAAAGCCTGTGTGATATCAAGCAGGGATTCAAGCCGCTTGTTGTTCTCTTTCAGCCGCTCCTCCGCCCGCCTGTGCTCGGTGATATCCTGAATCATGCCGATGGATTCAATCACGTTACCCATGCTGTCACGCACGTGTACACAACGCTCATGTACATGGCGAACTTCACCCGTGCTTTGCCGAACAATACGATGCTGAATCTCATAGCTGTCGGTTCCTTCCCTCAGAGAACGGGAGTACGCTTCATCGACCGCCATCCGGTCATCCGGGTGAACAAATTCAAGAAATGCAGTGTAGATAGCCTCGAACTCCTGCGGTTCGAAGCCGAAAATGTGATAAACCTCGTCAGACCACTTCAGCACGTTTCCGGTCAAATCCAGCTTCCAGCTCCCTACATGGGCTACCTCCTGGGATCTCGACAGAAACTCTTCGCTTTCCCTGAGCGCCTCCTCTATCTGTCTGTGCTCGGTGAGTACCTTTCGCGCATTTTCATCCGCCTGATACAGCCGCAAGGCCATTTTGAGATAGGAATGAACTTCCGCCACACTGCTCTTTCTTGTCACAAAACCATAAGAGCCTACTCGATCGACCAATTCCAGGGTTTCCGGATCGGGATTTTCCAGAATGAATATGAGCGGCAATTTCTTTTTTTCCAGAATCAGCTCAGCGGTCCTCACTCCGCTCATACTGTCCCAGGGATGAATGTCTATCAAAACCAGGTCTACTTCCGCTCCGGAACGGACAATGCTCACAGACCGCTCGTGTGTTTCCGCCAACACAATTTCATATCCCAGATTCTCAAGATCCTTCCTGTACCTGGTGAAAAAATCTCGGTGCTTATCCACTAGCAAAATGGCGGCGCGATAATCCTTGCCCATGGCTCTCCCAGCTTATTTTTTAAAACGCTGTATATAAAATCAAAGCGTGCTACTGAATTCTTGGTAATACCTTTAGCGCATAATGTAAAAAATGTGCCAATCTTGCCATTTTTCTTTTTTATGCACCACTTGTGCGGCATTAAAAGTTTCCGGACCTCCGAAATTGAAATGGATCAACTCTCTCTGACTGGGTTATGCCATGCGAGTTCCCGATTTCATGCTCAATCCTGTTACGGTGATAAGGATCAGGCCCATTCCGAGCATTTGCAGGCTGGCCAGGCTTTCACCCAGAAGCACTACCCCAAACAGTGAAGCGGTGACCGGCTCAACCATCGCCAAAACAGAAGCCACCGCCGGTGCAGTATGCTTTAATCCGATGATGTAGATAATAAACGACACGCCGGCACCAATCACTCCCAGTAACACGAACAAAGGCAACCCCGGAGATCTCGGCACTTCCTGAATCTGACCGGAATCACCCAGAAAAGCGAGGATGATTGTCAGCACGGCAAACGCAATCACGAGAATCGCCTGCGGACTGCCGTGGGGTGCCGCGTATTTGAAACCGAAAATAAACACCGCATAGGACAGGCCGGAAAGCAGGCCGGCGCCTATGGCCAGTGTTGTCACATCTTGCGCATCAACATCGTATATACCGGTAAGCATGGCTACACCAAGCAACACCATTGCAATAGCACCCCATTTGAACAGATCGGCGCTTTCCAGTTTGAGTGCAAAAGAGACAACATAAACGAAAACCGGCGCGCAATACATCAGAGTTGCCGCAATCGCCACACTGCCCTCCGCGATACTGATGAAATAAAACGCGAAATTACCGGCGACCCCGATACCGGCTACCGTTGACCAAAACCATAGCTTGCGATTTGCCAATCCGCTGTTCCCCGGACGCAATGCCAGCCAGAGTAGTACGAACAGGAAACCAGTTGCGCCCCGGAAGAACGATACTACAATCGGATCCCACCCTTCCGCTGTGAGAATGCCGCCGATCCCGCCTGACAGCCCCCAGCATAATGCGGCAACTCCGACAAACACCACATTGATATGTTTCATGCTTCTTCCCCCTGTCCGATCCAGCCCGTCTGTTCAGCAATGGCAGTCATGCTTTCCGGCATCAGTAATCAGCCGCTTCATCAGCATATAAACTTTTTTGGGCCGGAATGCAAACTTGGACAGAGATAAAGGCGGGTTTTGGGGGTCGCATGAAAATGCGCTAACCCGAATTCTCAGAAATGTGAATGTGGGTATCAGCGGCGCATGTAACGACTGAACGTTCCCATTCCATCGTAGTCGGTGTCGGTTTCCACAATGCTTTTCCTATGCCGGGTGTAGTCCTGAATCAAGCCAATGGGGAGGATAAGAAGCAGAATGGCAAGGGCAATGAGAGTAGCGAGTAACGGTGTCATAGGTATTGGCGTTGGATTGATTCCTGTTGAAACGGAACATGTCAGACAAACACATTATGTTCCTTGTCACGCTCAAAACCCACATTGTGATATTGCCGTTCCTTTTTCCGGCTGGCAAGTTTTTTTCAACGTGGGGCGGCATCCCGGCGTCTAGTTGCGCAGTGCCATCACAATCTCCAGCTCCACCTCCCGGTTCAGCTCTGCTTCGATCTGCTGTTTAATGCCTGCTAATTGCTCCTTGTCGAGGGGCTCGTCAGCCACCATCGTGACTGACAGGGTCAGCGGTCTCATACCCTGAATGCGAACATCCCGCAGTGTAACCTGCTCCGCCTGCCACCCGTCCAGAGCACGGATCACATTGCGCTCAAAAATCATATGCTGAAACCCGAGGTACAGCGGAATGCTGAAGATGACCACCGCCGCTAATGAGACAAACACCCCTTTTGTCGCAAGCCGAAAAGGACTGTACCCAAGTAGCAGGAAAGTGACCGAACCCGCGAGGACCATCCCTGCCAGGTTGGTGAGCAGCAGGAGTGTTGCTCCGGAAAAGACATTCCAGTCCATCCACCCCAGACCTATTCCGGCAACGGCGAGTGGCGGAACCAGCGCAACCGCAATTGCCACACCTGCCAGTGTCTTTGCAACCTCTTCGCGTGCATGCGCATAAGCACCGGCCACTCCAGAGGTAACCGCGATGCCCAGGTCCAGCAGGTTCGGACTTGTGCGGGCCATGATTTCCGAGTTTGGTGTATGAATCGGTGTGACCCAGGTGATGGCTACGGCAAATGCAAAGGAGAGCCCAAGTCCCGCCAGAATGGTATAGATACTCCCGAGAATCAGCTTTTTCTCCTGTCGCAGGGTTGCCATACTCAGCGAGATAATCGGTGCCATAAGGGGGGCCAGAATCATCGCCCCGATAACCACAGGCGCAGAGTCTGCAAACAGGCCAAACGTTGCCAGAATCGTGGAGAGGACCATGAGCATCAGATAGGTACCTTTGACCTGCGCGTTACCCCGTAATACTTCAAACAGATCCCTGAACTCCTCCGTTGTTGCGCGCCGAATCAGTGGAAGCTTGCGCTCGGTCAGTTCCCTTGCAGCCTCACCCAGTGGAAGTGATCCCGTCCTGAATATTTCATTCGTTTCGGGAGTTCCTTCCGGCACTTCCATTTGCTCTCCGGGAATAATACGGATCTGTTTTTTTCTGGTTTCAAGCGATATTTCGGTGGCCGTCCGGTTGTCACCATCTTCGGTAAACGTCAGTTCATCTCCTGATCCGGATAGAGTAAGCTTGTCCGTTCTGATATGCGCACCAAATGCGGGAAACTGTTGCATCTTCCAAAGGGAGCGAACGGCATTCCTCATCAGCTCCATGATACTTCTGGGGCTGATCATCAGTATATGGAACATGCCATCATTGTGAAACGAAGTGCCGGGTATAAGGCGTGACAGCCAGGAATATGTTCTGTATGGCACGGCAACAATACCCGAAACAGCCGCCTTCAACACACTACCGTCCTTTTTTGTTATTTCCAGCCGGAACGGCCGCAACTTTAGAAAGCTGCCGAACAATATCCGTATTCGCTTCCAGAGACCAATCGACATGTAAAACTTGCTGGTGGTCAGCAGGAAGTTACTTCCGACAACCACACTGCTGAATATCGGCCTTTCATTGCAATAAAGCAGGTCTATCTCCCTTGCCACGGCATCACTTTTAAGATGCTCCACCGCTTTTCCAACATCGGAACCTGTTCCGGTGATCGCACAAATACGAAAAGCGTCGGGGTGTGGCAAAACCGCAATCACCGCCTTTGATTCGATTAAACCGGGTAGCAGTTTTTTTATCTGATGATCGCCCAGGTACAGGATCAGTTGCTCCTCCGGTTGTACCTCCGGTACCGCATCTCCCTTGAACACTTTGCTATGTCCGATCATATCCGCAAGCATCGGTTTCAGTGTATCATGGACAAAAGCCTCCTCACCGGAGTCATATATCAGTGTGTAGCGCTTCTCTACAGAACTCATAGCCTTCAGCCCCAATTATTGCCACTCGTGGTGTCCAACAGCTCCCGGTTCTTTTTGGAAAGTTTGGAAACCACCAGTCCATAGG
Proteins encoded in this region:
- a CDS encoding TlpA disulfide reductase family protein, which codes for MRRYIAIFTFLLLAGFGVLYAISTEAPAGDAADTNTILQEAEFTDLNGNALTMADFQGKTVLIDIWETWCTPCIRSMPTLQKLMDDYPDDFIVLAVSPGYMDSPEDVRQFVDNNDYDFQFVFGQDFSNALQVQSLPYKVYVNPSGEYVTTVLGSHGPEADYEKTREIIEQHL
- the ahcY gene encoding adenosylhomocysteinase, which gives rise to MSEVKEKKLPYKVADITLADYGRKEIDLAEAEMPGLMALREEFGRSKPLKGARIAGCLHMTIQTAVLIETLVELGARVQWSSCNIYSTQDHAAAAIAKAGIPVYAWKGMTEEEYNWCIEQTLIFDDGQPLDLILDDGGDLTNMVLDNYPELAQNLKGISEETTTGVLRLHDRIKAGTLPVPAINVNDSVTKSKFDNKYGCKESCVDAIRRATDVMLAGKVAVVAGYGDVGKGSAASLRGAGARVIVTEIDPICALQAAMDGFEVKKMADAVKEANIVVTATGNRDILSEEHFRGMKDKAIVGNIGHFDNEIDVAWLKANAEEINIKPQVDLYRFSDDREVILLSQGRLMNLGNATGHPSFVMSNSFTNQTLAQMALWQRPDDFEVGVHVLPKDLDEKVARLHLKKIGVELDELSDEQAEYIGVPKSGPFKTDAYRY
- a CDS encoding peptidase domain-containing ABC transporter, whose translation is MKALEKLWIRQHDQSDCGVACLASVIRYYGGEAGLEKLREESGTTISGTTLLGLFQAAPKFGLIAEPYEADIPNLKEQTDPCILHIVTENHLQHFVVYFGFDGDYFLISDPAEGVKKWREEELEAVWKSKALLLLKKGDDFATNDATKREKWGWIRNLAEEDIPILGVAVAIGLFIAALGLTTAIFTQKLIDEFLPDEDTLKLFVGLGLLTFLLLVRNGLSWMRELFLIRQSRDFNNRMIQSFYGSLLRLPMPFFHNRKTGDLIARMNDTRRLQSTITYLIGDVIIDVLLVITAAVFIMYYSVFLGLFILLSLPVFYLLTWKFHAPIRDGQKEVMKAHALNESNYVDTIQGIAAIKESNRERFFSSVTKQVYGHFQNTIFDLGKVGIRFSFWADTATVVFVAGVFAWGSVMVLNGDILLGALIAVIQMSGQLIPSANRLALTNLQIQEARVAFDRMYEFASLKSEYNLNGRQAEVEEFEFDALDIRNLSFRFPGRSPLLKEVSLNVKKGEVVGILGESGCGKTTILHILKRFYQEESGDLVVNHSKNLSDIPVPVWRGCVASVPQEIKIFNAPLIQNISLGDITKPEDIEKVIAFCNKSGLGAFFESFPQGYATLLGEEGVNISGGQKQLVALARALYQKPQLLLLDEPTSAMDRETEKTVLDLLTNARDQMAVMMVTHRVQSIKYADRIYILENGIIDSQGSPRSLLQTDNLYSRAVRDV
- a CDS encoding helix-turn-helix domain-containing protein, producing the protein MNQLKSRAVQYKARIAIDILLENVESIPNVQVWADKARMSRRWLCRSIRMAYGKSPKEILREVKFEKVVCLILDQGLEAGCYSVGIDSGFKSASGLSKFLSAYHNVTFTELKNVIIAEGKHLNFHWLKKYPKQKQTSQMGNSFSLWI